Below is a genomic region from Maridesulfovibrio ferrireducens.
TGCTCTTTAACTCCGCTGCGTAGCATCGCGGTACTCATGAGCACGGGGGTATCCCTTATCTTTAGGGATTTACGGATTTCAGTCCTGCTTTTTGGGCAGAATTTAAAATCGTCAGGATTTATGCCCGGACGGGTTCTGGTTAATTTTTCTGGAAGAATTATACGGGAAAGATTTTTGTGGTCGATTTCTTTGTTGGCAAAAACATGATCGGCATGAAGCAGCGCATTTTTATTAGCCATAAAGCCTAGCCACGTTTTGACGTTTCGCCTGTGCTTTGTGGAAAATACACCTTGATATATTAGATAGGGGATGCCCAGCTTTTTTGTAATCAGCGGGCCTAATAAATCAGGAGATTTGTAATAACTATGGTATGTTAGCCATAGGTCTGGAGCAAAGTCTTTAACCCGCTTTAAAGCCTTATTGTATTCGAAGTACAATAAAGGCCACTTACAGGGGGTGGTAGTGACGTTGCGCAGTCTCATACGACTGGCGATTACAACTTCATGTCCATGTGCGCATAGATAGTCATGTAGACTTTTACCAATCATTAAATCTCCGGAAGGAGTTTCATGATCGATAGGTTTATGCGGGGCGAAAAAAGCGATTCGCATATAGACTTGTCCTTGTAAGGTAGATGCTAGTCGCTGGCTTTTATCCCATATAATTCATAAACGTCAGCCAGTATATTAATCCAGTAGCGGTTATCAAAAATATCGTGAACTTTCTTTTTAGCCGCAGGAATCATAACTTGTCTGAGGTCTTGATCGGTTAATATCTTTTCCATTGCATCGGCCATTGCTAAGTAATCGCCCGGTTCAACAAGTATACCTGTTTTTCCGTTTTCAACGAGTTCCGGAATACCGGATACAGTGGTTGCAACAACTGGAACAGACATTGCCATGCTTTCAGCCAGAACATTGGGGATTCCGTCCCTGTCTCCGTTCTCGGCAATTTCGCAACCCAGTGCGAATAAATCAGCAGTTCTGTATAGCTCAAGCACTTCTTCGTGGGGTTTGGTTCCTACCCATGTACAGCGGTCAGATAATCCAAGTTCTTCGATCAGAGCGAGGGTCGAATCCCTGTCATCTCCGTCTCCTACTATTTTATAGGCAAAATCTATCCCTCTATCTGCAAGGGTTTTTAGTGCTTTGAATACTGTTGGCAGTCCCTTTTTAGGAGTAAACCGCGCAACTGTGAAAATTTCGTATGGAGCAGATGTTGAATACTCTTTATCTGAAGTGAAAAGGCGCAGATCTATGCCGTGGTAAACCTTATGGATAGGTTTACCTTCGGGAGCTATTTCTTCAAGATATT
It encodes:
- a CDS encoding glycosyltransferase family 4 protein codes for the protein MRIAFFAPHKPIDHETPSGDLMIGKSLHDYLCAHGHEVVIASRMRLRNVTTTPCKWPLLYFEYNKALKRVKDFAPDLWLTYHSYYKSPDLLGPLITKKLGIPYLIYQGVFSTKHRRNVKTWLGFMANKNALLHADHVFANKEIDHKNLSRIILPEKLTRTRPGINPDDFKFCPKSRTEIRKSLKIRDTPVLMSTAMLRSGVKEQSLTDLINAFAIVLKTFPETKLLIAGDGEARERLTSLAKQKTGDQVIFLGKINRDELFKYYSAADIFAYPGIHEALGMVYLEAQSAGLPVVAYSTRGPKEAVAHGETGLLSPEGDLDCLAENILYLFQNNYIRQAMRELAPKRIKEVFDQNLNLQHVEKKISLSISRRNH
- a CDS encoding glycosyltransferase yields the protein MINENQPVLAMILKGYPRISETFISNEIRLLEKRGVKIHIISMRKPREDFTHKSISEIKAKVSYLPSTLEGCLEELFGSTNHDAGLKDPRYGSDQEFTQRIDKIWENFRETGSEASFKHMLQAEYIVEKILPGSDIFHIHAHFAHSPTSVARNASKLSGLPFSFTAHAKDIYTQAPEKITAKISEAKFAVTCTGYNCKYLEEIAPEGKPIHKVYHGIDLRLFTSDKEYSTSAPYEIFTVARFTPKKGLPTVFKALKTLADRGIDFAYKIVGDGDDRDSTLALIEELGLSDRCTWVGTKPHEEVLELYRTADLFALGCEIAENGDRDGIPNVLAESMAMSVPVVATTVSGIPELVENGKTGILVEPGDYLAMADAMEKILTDQDLRQVMIPAAKKKVHDIFDNRYWINILADVYELYGIKASD